The region GTTTGAAAACAACCTTAATTCCCTCAAAGTTGGAATCTTCTCCAGTACTCGCATTGGGTCTTCCTCCAGGCACGATCTCCTTAATCTTAACTTGGTGATACGAATCAAAGACACATCTATATGATTATGATTAAGTTGCTGCCGCTGCTCCTCAAATATTTCAGACAACTCTGGGAGCTTGCCATCCATTTGTAATTCCTGAAGGCTGAACTTTTGATTACAAAACAGCTGTCTTATCATGTCTGGATCATTTCTGAATCCTGGATCAGCAGATATCTGCATATCAAGGCTCATGCACCGGATAGAGGAATTTGATGACAAGGCCAAATCAGATAAGTACTTTAACATCTCTTTCACATCATCATAACCACCATCTGCTTTTAGCGTTAGTCTCCGAAGACCGGATAATTTTGGCAGATCCTTAACCTCACACCAATTGATATTGAAATTCTCGAGTGTCTCTAATTTGCTCAGCCCATTGAACCTTAATTTGGTATTCTTCAGTAATTTGAGAGAGACCCGAGGAGGTAAATACAAATGACGCAAAAATGACAACTTGCCCAAACCATTTAAGACCGGTAACTCAAAAATTTCATGGTGCACGTCTAGGTTGAGAGTCTGTAGCAGCACCAACTTATATATCCATGGAACAGTTTTCAAATTAGAACCCCTTAGACTGAGATAGCGCAAGTAAATAAGGCTGCCTAATACACTTCCGATATTACTACCCAAAAAGGTACCTAAAACAGATCGTCTACGATGCCTTATGTTTTCAAGAGACAAAACTCTTAGCAACTTAAAATAGGAAAGATATAGTACCGATCGTAGTGGTTGACTATAATATCCACCCATATTTCGAATTAAAATTGATCGGTATTGTTGGTGATTGAGTTTCTtggtaaagtaggaattagcTTCTACGCCTCTTTTCAGATAAAATACAAGTTGTCTAGTTTTAGCTTCCCGGGAGATAACTGAACGATTGAGATTCAAATCATTTCCTTCTCCAGTATCAATTACTTTGAAAAAATCTTCTGCTTTTGCCTGGGATAAAGATAGGTCTCTCATAAGATCATGAAGAGAACAACTTTTGAACTTCGTAAGAGATGATTCCAAATCATTAAACCTCACTTGAACCATACTCCTATGGACAAGTTCTCCCATGTAAGATTCAGCGACTTGCATCATTGTTTCTCCTTCCTTTTTATCACTCGATAGTACCATCCCTTCAGCGATCCACAACTGATATAAATTTTCTGCATCGATCCATTCATCTTCCATAAATTTACCTAAATATAGAAAGCATGGCTTCAGCTGCGGGGGTAAGTCATTGTAACTCCAACCTAAAACATTTAATATTTGACTTTCATAATCTTGTCCCGATCCTTTCCCCCTCTTCAGGGATGTGATAATGTCACCATGTACCTTCTCCCACTCTATCAGTGATGGTTTAGTGACAAGAACTCCACCCAAGGTTACTATGGCTAGTGGAAGACCACCACAATTTGCCACCATTTCTCTTCCCAGTTCTTCCATTTTTTTATAGTCTCTAGCAACGTCTGTAACAGACAAAACAACAAGAAAGGTATGTATAAGCCCACATAATATTAAGCTAGGGCGATTCATTAAGAAAAAAGAGAACACCTGGAAACCTCTTCTCCTGCTTCTTTTTCACGAAACAAATTACTTATGGTCAGGAACTCTGTAGGAAAGCAACTGGTTTTCCGTAAGTTTCAAAACACGGTTTAACTACTTTTATTGTTCATACTAGGAGTT is a window of Apium graveolens cultivar Ventura chromosome 11, ASM990537v1, whole genome shotgun sequence DNA encoding:
- the LOC141697565 gene encoding putative disease resistance protein At1g59620; this translates as MAESIVSIVVGRITDLLSEEAQVLHGVHDEIQELVTQLMRIKTFLPDADSRLHDQNIRILLADVRELAYDAEHVVETYLVKALSSPGKIMQRMNTRTFSRKLKDIKRKMSLLFNRFRDCNIKTSLESPESSNSSHGQPGMLKRFHTFTTVEPEIFVGFQADVDRLVGYLVDESDASYPLISICGMGGLGKTTLAHKIYNHSTIKTHFAGLACVSISQKWQTRQVLQRILIGLVHEKKEEIFTWDEDKLVENLLQIQQKKKCLIVLDDIWSNDAWDSIKAAFTAGKSLSKLMLTSRNIDVAEYVNPNGLIHQPGLLSPDQSWELLQLKALPTRGGYLDVARDYKKMEELGREMVANCGGLPLAIVTLGGVLVTKPSLIEWEKVHGDIITSLKRGKGSGQDYESQILNVLGWSYNDLPPQLKPCFLYLGKFMEDEWIDAENLYQLWIAEGMVLSSDKKEGETMMQVAESYMGELVHRSMVQVRFNDLESSLTKFKSCSLHDLMRDLSLSQAKAEDFFKVIDTGEGNDLNLNRSVISREAKTRQLVFYLKRGVEANSYFTKKLNHQQYRSILIRNMGGYYSQPLRSVLYLSYFKLLRVLSLENIRHRRRSVLGTFLGSNIGSVLGSLIYLRYLSLRGSNLKTVPWIYKLVLLQTLNLDVHHEIFELPVLNGLGKLSFLRHLYLPPRVSLKLLKNTKLRFNGLSKLETLENFNINWCEVKDLPKLSGLRRLTLKADGGYDDVKEMLKYLSDLALSSNSSIRCMSLDMQISADPGFRNDPDMIRQLFCNQKFSLQELQMDGKLPELSEIFEEQRQQLNHNHIDVSLIRITKLRLRRSCLEEDPMRVLEKIPTLRELRLFSNTYKGKEMVCSAMGFPRLTRLDLWYLDNFESWRVEKGSMPLLQELSIYYCPMLEELPEGLIFLNCLRKLTLWKMSSQLCDRVRLENGEQGPDFYKVAHIPDLIIKYPQA